A single genomic interval of Hymenobacter gelipurpurascens harbors:
- a CDS encoding HipA domain-containing protein has protein sequence MPPAFPYTEGEMRALAEAVVRQHITVTGVQPKLSLALAPAGPAGQPSRLTIVGALSGDYILKPPTPHYPYLPEVEDLTMHLAALARLPTVPHGLLRLQDGALAYVTRRIDRVKGRKLAMEDMCQLTERLTENKYDGSHEQVAKALLKYSANPGLDVVNYYELVLFSFLTGNADMHLKNFSLLQTPGQGYGLAPAYDLVATALVNPADTEELALTLNGKKKRLRQADFRQAAGRAGVEEKVMTGIFARFAKVRLTWHKFIDQSFLPVPLREQFHTLVEQRFAQLALEDE, from the coding sequence ATGCCGCCAGCCTTTCCTTATACCGAAGGGGAGATGCGGGCCCTGGCGGAGGCCGTGGTGCGCCAGCACATCACCGTGACGGGCGTGCAGCCCAAGCTATCGCTGGCCCTGGCTCCGGCGGGACCCGCCGGGCAGCCCTCGCGCCTGACCATCGTCGGCGCGCTGAGCGGCGACTACATTCTAAAGCCCCCGACGCCTCACTACCCGTACCTGCCGGAAGTGGAGGATTTGACGATGCACCTGGCGGCGCTGGCCCGGCTGCCCACTGTGCCCCACGGCCTACTACGTCTGCAGGATGGAGCCCTGGCCTACGTAACCCGGCGCATCGACCGGGTGAAAGGGCGGAAGCTGGCCATGGAGGACATGTGTCAGCTGACCGAGCGCCTGACGGAAAACAAGTACGACGGCTCCCACGAGCAGGTAGCCAAGGCTTTGCTGAAGTATTCGGCCAATCCCGGGCTGGACGTGGTCAACTACTACGAGCTAGTACTCTTCAGCTTTCTGACGGGCAATGCCGATATGCACCTGAAAAATTTCTCGCTGCTGCAGACGCCTGGCCAGGGCTACGGCCTGGCTCCGGCCTACGACCTGGTGGCCACGGCCCTAGTCAACCCGGCGGACACCGAGGAGCTAGCCCTGACGCTCAACGGCAAAAAGAAGCGCCTGCGGCAGGCGGATTTCCGGCAGGCCGCCGGGCGCGCCGGCGTGGAGGAGAAAGTCATGACGGGGATCTTCGCACGCTTCGCGAAGGTGCGGCTCACCTGGCACAAGTTCATTGACCAAAGCTTTTTGCCGGTGCCCCTGCGGGAACAGTTTCACACGCTGGTCGAGCAGCGATTCGCGCAGCTGGCGTTGGAAGATGAGTGA
- a CDS encoding tyrosine-type recombinase/integrase, with product MATENLLPVVQSPAAAQVPAHLVESTHRYVESGLRGAPNTVRAYAGDWKRFTTWCALHQLAALPASVEALVGFLTELADAGKKYATIERHGAAIAKAHELAGVESPTADKKLKVLLRGIAREIKTRQKQAPAFSLDSFKRTIKSIDVTVPAGLRNRALLLLGFTGAFRRSELEALNIEDLAFDEDGLVVTLPHSKTNQLGQAEEKAIFYSPDSALCPIRSLQAWLRMLGRTEGPVFVSMRRNNQVTTRRMTTKYTNLIVQQYLGPQYTAHSLRASFVTVSKLNGADDSKVMNQTKHKTSAMIRRYTRLDNVRQHNSAKELGL from the coding sequence ATGGCTACTGAGAATCTGCTCCCCGTCGTTCAGTCTCCGGCCGCCGCCCAGGTGCCCGCCCACCTGGTGGAATCCACCCACCGCTACGTCGAGTCCGGCCTGCGCGGGGCGCCCAACACGGTGCGCGCCTACGCCGGCGACTGGAAGCGCTTCACTACTTGGTGTGCATTGCACCAGCTCGCCGCGCTGCCGGCTTCGGTAGAAGCACTGGTCGGATTCTTAACCGAGCTCGCGGACGCGGGCAAGAAGTACGCGACCATCGAGCGGCACGGCGCCGCCATTGCCAAGGCCCACGAGCTGGCGGGCGTGGAGTCGCCCACGGCCGACAAGAAACTCAAGGTGCTGTTGCGCGGCATTGCCCGCGAAATCAAGACCCGCCAAAAGCAGGCGCCCGCGTTTTCCCTCGATTCGTTCAAGCGCACCATCAAGAGCATCGATGTCACGGTGCCCGCGGGTTTGCGCAACCGGGCCTTGCTGCTGCTCGGCTTCACCGGCGCGTTCCGCCGCTCAGAGCTCGAAGCGCTCAACATCGAAGACCTGGCCTTTGACGAGGACGGCCTGGTGGTAACGCTGCCCCACAGCAAAACCAACCAGCTGGGGCAAGCCGAGGAGAAAGCCATTTTCTATTCGCCGGATTCGGCGCTGTGTCCGATCCGGTCGCTGCAGGCTTGGCTGCGGATGCTGGGTCGCACGGAAGGTCCGGTGTTTGTATCGATGCGGCGTAACAACCAGGTGACGACCCGGCGCATGACGACCAAGTACACCAACCTGATCGTGCAACAGTACCTGGGTCCACAGTACACGGCGCACTCGCTGCGGGCTTCCTTCGTCACGGTGTCCAAGCTCAACGGTGCCGACGACTCCAAGGTGATGAACCAGACCAAGCACAAGACGAGTGCGATGATCCGGCGCTACACCCGACTCGACAATGTGCGCCAGCACAACTCGGCCAAGGAGCTCGGGCTCTAG
- a CDS encoding DUF4062 domain-containing protein, with translation MDKKYQIFISSTYKDLIEQREAVVKNVLRMGHLPVGMEMFDAADDSQWEVIKRHINNSDYYLLIIARRYGSIDDDGVGFTEKEYSYALEQGVPCIAFMLDDSVKTWNNDFIDSGREKKRLTLFKSRFNKKLVNFWTTTDNLALQVSHSLSTLMTIKPRMGWIRGNEAASPLVAEEISRLSRENSVLQSKLLSQEGNKELNESQNILNNFNYTLTTYKNNIKGNYVVNGLELYKSNASALLHGVSKNYFYRNIKSELQKFSITDPSEISLLLDMFLDQLLILDLASFKERENTNILELTSKGKSLFARLNYN, from the coding sequence ATGGACAAAAAATATCAAATATTTATTAGCTCTACTTACAAAGACTTAATAGAGCAACGTGAAGCAGTTGTCAAAAATGTTCTCCGTATGGGGCACTTGCCTGTAGGCATGGAAATGTTTGACGCAGCCGATGATAGTCAATGGGAAGTTATCAAACGACACATAAATAATTCCGACTACTATCTGTTGATTATTGCACGCCGCTATGGATCAATTGATGACGATGGAGTCGGATTTACAGAGAAAGAATATAGCTACGCATTAGAACAGGGCGTTCCGTGCATAGCATTCATGCTTGATGACTCGGTAAAAACGTGGAATAACGATTTCATAGATTCAGGCAGAGAAAAAAAGAGGCTTACTTTATTTAAATCTAGGTTTAACAAAAAGTTAGTTAATTTTTGGACCACTACTGATAATTTGGCTTTACAAGTATCTCATTCCTTGTCTACTCTAATGACGATTAAACCTCGCATGGGTTGGATACGCGGTAATGAAGCAGCTAGTCCACTTGTTGCAGAGGAAATATCGAGGCTTAGCAGAGAAAACAGTGTGTTACAATCGAAGCTTTTAAGTCAGGAGGGTAATAAGGAGCTTAATGAGTCACAAAATATACTTAATAATTTCAATTACACTTTGACTACTTATAAAAACAATATTAAGGGCAACTATGTAGTGAATGGATTGGAACTTTATAAGAGCAATGCAAGTGCATTATTACATGGTGTTTCAAAGAATTATTTTTATAGAAATATAAAATCTGAACTTCAAAAATTTTCAATAACTGATCCGAGTGAGATTAGTTTGTTGCTTGATATGTTTTTAGATCAACTACTGATACTGGATTTAGCTTCTTTTAAAGAAAGAGAAAACACGAATATTTTAGAACTTACCTCTAAAGGAAAAAGCTTATTTGCCAGATTGAATTATAATTAA
- the arsS gene encoding arsenosugar biosynthesis radical SAM (seleno)protein ArsS (Some members of this family are selenoproteins.) yields MTKSLKSTGHQLADSSFQLTVLRREVADTLHLPLFHEKLGGAGLFPLTPVAAAVLQINVGKMCNQVCRHCHVDAGPDRKEIMTRETMQFCLDALAQTDIATVDLTGGAPEMNPDFRWFVEQISLLGRKVLVRCNLTIIVANKKYHDLPDFFKAHNVEVVSSLPFYTADKTDRQRGDGVFEDSVRALKMLNAVGYGQEGSGLVLNLVYNPAGAFMPAGQKGLQDQFKRMLLKDHGIVFNELFAITNIPVSRYLDYLIESGNYAGYMEKLVNAFNPVAAAGVMCRNTISVGWDGGLYDCDFNQMLDLYVASPVQHIRDFDAAALAQRSIVVNQHCYGCTAGAGSSCGGTVA; encoded by the coding sequence ATGACAAAGTCCCTTAAATCTACCGGACATCAACTGGCCGATTCGTCTTTTCAGCTGACGGTGTTGCGCCGGGAGGTGGCCGATACCCTGCACCTGCCGCTGTTCCATGAGAAGCTGGGGGGCGCGGGCCTGTTTCCGCTGACACCGGTGGCGGCGGCCGTACTGCAGATCAACGTGGGCAAGATGTGCAATCAGGTGTGCCGGCACTGCCACGTCGATGCTGGCCCCGACCGCAAGGAAATCATGACGCGGGAAACGATGCAGTTCTGCCTGGATGCGCTGGCGCAGACCGATATTGCGACGGTGGATTTAACGGGCGGCGCGCCGGAAATGAACCCCGACTTCCGGTGGTTTGTGGAGCAGATCAGCCTGCTGGGCCGCAAAGTGCTGGTGCGCTGCAACCTGACCATCATCGTGGCCAACAAGAAGTATCACGACCTGCCCGACTTCTTCAAGGCGCACAACGTGGAAGTCGTCAGCTCCCTGCCCTTCTACACGGCCGATAAAACCGACCGGCAGCGCGGCGACGGGGTATTCGAGGACTCCGTGCGGGCCCTAAAAATGCTGAATGCCGTGGGGTACGGGCAAGAAGGCAGCGGCCTGGTGCTTAACTTGGTGTATAACCCCGCCGGCGCATTTATGCCCGCTGGCCAAAAAGGCCTGCAGGACCAGTTCAAGCGCATGCTGCTCAAGGACCACGGCATCGTGTTCAATGAGCTGTTTGCCATCACTAATATTCCCGTGAGCCGCTACCTCGACTACTTGATTGAGTCCGGCAACTACGCGGGCTACATGGAAAAGCTGGTCAATGCCTTCAACCCCGTAGCCGCGGCTGGCGTGATGTGCCGCAACACTATTTCCGTGGGTTGGGACGGTGGCCTCTACGACTGCGACTTTAACCAGATGCTGGATTTGTACGTGGCCAGCCCCGTGCAGCACATCCGGGACTTTGATGCGGCAGCTTTGGCGCAGCGCTCCATTGTCGTGAACCAGCACTGCTACGGCTGCACCGCCGGCGCCGGCTCCAGCTGCGGCGGCACAGTGGCCTAG
- a CDS encoding gluconate:H+ symporter, with protein MTILILLAAILVLIGLISWAKVHAFLAFLLVTMGVGFAFGMGPGPLLAAMYKGLGDTLGSVLLVIVLGAMLGKLVAESGAAQQIAVALIQAFGTRHIQWTMMAAGFIIGIPLFYNVGFVLMIPLIFSVVYKYQLPAVYVGLPMLAALSVMHGFLPPHPAPTALVAQFHANLGLTFAYGLLIAVPAIVLAGPVYGRTLRHIVAVPLAGFRVEPLPESALPGRLNSFLSSLLPVLLLVLVLGLQALLPATSWLAPTLTFLAEPAVAMLASVLVASVSLGLAQGKTYASVMEACAASVKDVALILLIIAGAGALKQVLVESGVSSEIAAGLQGTGLPPLMLGWLIAAIIRVCLGSATIAGLTAAGVMLPTIAHSHANPNLMVLAIGAGSLLLSHFNDAGFWLFKEYFNLSARDTLRSWTMMETIVSVVGLVGVLILDWALKALG; from the coding sequence ATGACGATACTCATACTGCTGGCGGCCATTCTGGTGCTGATTGGGCTGATTAGCTGGGCGAAAGTGCATGCTTTTCTGGCGTTTCTGCTGGTAACCATGGGGGTTGGGTTTGCCTTTGGGATGGGCCCGGGCCCGTTGCTGGCAGCCATGTATAAGGGACTGGGTGATACGCTGGGCTCAGTACTGCTCGTCATTGTGCTCGGGGCCATGCTCGGAAAGCTGGTGGCCGAGAGCGGGGCGGCCCAGCAGATTGCCGTCGCCCTGATTCAGGCCTTCGGCACCCGCCATATTCAGTGGACGATGATGGCCGCGGGCTTTATCATCGGCATTCCCTTGTTCTACAACGTCGGGTTTGTGCTGATGATACCCCTCATCTTTTCGGTGGTCTACAAATACCAGCTGCCCGCCGTGTACGTAGGCCTGCCCATGCTGGCGGCCCTGTCGGTTATGCACGGGTTCCTGCCCCCGCATCCCGCGCCTACTGCCCTGGTGGCCCAGTTTCACGCCAACCTGGGGCTCACCTTCGCGTACGGGCTGCTCATTGCGGTGCCGGCCATTGTGCTGGCGGGCCCGGTGTATGGCCGCACCCTGCGTCATATCGTGGCGGTGCCTCTGGCCGGATTTCGGGTCGAGCCCTTGCCCGAAAGTGCCCTGCCCGGCCGCCTGAACAGCTTCCTCTCGTCGTTGTTGCCGGTGCTGCTACTGGTACTCGTGCTAGGCCTGCAGGCGCTGCTGCCAGCTACCTCCTGGCTGGCACCCACGTTAACCTTCCTGGCGGAGCCGGCCGTGGCGATGCTGGCTTCCGTGCTGGTGGCCAGCGTGAGTCTGGGCCTGGCCCAGGGCAAGACGTATGCATCAGTGATGGAGGCTTGTGCGGCCTCGGTCAAGGACGTCGCCCTGATTCTACTCATCATTGCCGGGGCCGGAGCCCTCAAGCAGGTCCTGGTGGAAAGCGGCGTCAGCTCGGAGATTGCCGCCGGACTGCAGGGCACGGGGCTGCCGCCCTTGATGCTGGGCTGGCTGATTGCCGCCATCATTCGGGTATGCCTGGGCTCGGCCACCATTGCGGGTCTCACGGCCGCGGGCGTCATGCTGCCCACCATCGCCCATTCGCACGCTAACCCTAACCTGATGGTGCTGGCCATCGGCGCCGGCAGCTTACTGCTCTCCCACTTCAACGATGCGGGTTTCTGGCTGTTCAAGGAATACTTTAACCTCTCGGCCCGCGACACGCTCCGGTCCTGGACTATGATGGAAACCATAGTATCCGTGGTAGGGCTGGTGGGCGTGCTCATTCTGGACTGGGCTTTGAAGGCCCTAGGCTAA
- a CDS encoding helix-turn-helix transcriptional regulator, which translates to MPSSLAAFVKHRRKLLQLSQPDLAAKAGVGLRFVRELEQGKATLRLDKVNLVLRLFGHELAPAPLDRTRLLETQP; encoded by the coding sequence ATGCCGTCTTCCTTAGCTGCTTTCGTTAAGCACCGGCGCAAGCTGCTGCAGCTGTCTCAACCCGACCTAGCTGCCAAAGCGGGAGTGGGCCTGCGTTTCGTGCGGGAGCTGGAGCAGGGCAAAGCTACTCTGCGCCTGGATAAGGTTAATCTGGTGCTGCGCCTGTTTGGTCACGAGCTTGCGCCCGCTCCGCTGGACCGCACCCGGTTACTGGAGACGCAGCCATGA
- a CDS encoding HelD family protein → MQGSPPKGADASLVGGNIKYDQHFPRPEFALTFEVLFYRPPVMNATQQEEKEYLEEIKEKLTLAIRRVDDAVKQFSQELRQKKQYIHEHQSGMDDADMVAAGQSINRMAFTGDAAVSRKRKLLKLGQSPYFGRIDFVARGQVSTPIYIGVHSFFDERQRLNLIYDWRAPISSMFYDFELGEAFYKTPSGTIQGDIELKRQYKIRDGHLEFMLENDVNIHDDVLQQELAKSSDDKMKNIVATIQRDQNAVIRNETAPVMVIQGVAGSGKTSIALHRIAFLLYRFRETITAKDILIISPNKVFADYISNVLPELGEEHIPEMGMEELAVDLLENRYQFQTFFEQVSALLDYHDAGFIERIRFKSSFDFLSKLNQYLIYIENNYFTFNDLRVGPTVVPSAFLQQKFKAYHRVPLLKRFALVVQDVQAYVRDAARRKLTGQEKGRIGEAIPRLFKYHQVLDLYRDFYRWIGKPELLKIDQRQRLEYADVFPLIYLRIRLEGISAYEHVKHLLVDEMQDYTPVQYAVLSRLFLCRKTILGDVSQTVNPYSSSSAETIERVFPQADVVKLFRSYRSTVEITAFAQRITPNPQIIPLERHGQEPALVRCSNRSEELQAIQQLIKTFQSSGKHSLGIICKTLRQAEEAYEVIQAAGVQLLTEESTTFKEGVIITTAHLAKGLEFDEVIVPFASARTYKTEVDKSMLYVACTRAMHQLTLTYSGEITGFLLSPPPSGAPEPQ, encoded by the coding sequence ATGCAAGGCAGCCCACCGAAAGGTGCCGACGCAAGCCTAGTGGGCGGTAACATTAAATACGACCAGCATTTCCCCAGGCCAGAATTTGCCCTCACCTTTGAGGTCCTTTTTTACCGGCCGCCCGTGATGAATGCAACCCAGCAAGAAGAAAAAGAATACCTGGAAGAAATCAAGGAGAAACTAACGCTGGCCATTCGGCGGGTGGATGACGCCGTTAAGCAGTTTTCCCAGGAGCTCCGGCAGAAAAAGCAGTACATCCACGAGCACCAGTCGGGCATGGACGATGCCGATATGGTGGCCGCCGGCCAATCCATTAACCGCATGGCCTTTACGGGCGATGCTGCGGTGTCCAGAAAACGCAAGCTGCTCAAGCTAGGCCAGTCCCCGTACTTTGGCCGCATCGATTTTGTTGCCCGGGGCCAGGTAAGCACGCCGATCTACATTGGGGTGCACTCCTTCTTTGACGAAAGGCAGCGCCTGAACCTGATCTACGATTGGCGGGCCCCTATCTCCTCCATGTTCTATGACTTCGAGTTGGGGGAGGCTTTCTACAAAACCCCATCCGGCACGATTCAGGGCGACATTGAGCTGAAGCGGCAGTACAAGATCCGCGACGGCCACCTGGAGTTCATGCTCGAAAATGACGTGAACATTCACGACGACGTGCTGCAGCAGGAGCTGGCCAAGTCCTCCGACGATAAGATGAAGAACATCGTCGCGACCATCCAGCGGGACCAGAACGCGGTAATCCGCAACGAGACGGCCCCGGTGATGGTCATTCAGGGGGTGGCGGGCTCGGGCAAGACCTCCATTGCCCTGCACCGCATCGCGTTCCTGCTCTACCGCTTCCGCGAAACCATCACGGCCAAAGACATTCTCATCATTTCCCCCAACAAGGTCTTCGCCGACTACATCTCCAATGTGCTGCCCGAGCTGGGGGAAGAGCATATTCCCGAGATGGGCATGGAGGAGCTGGCGGTCGATTTGCTGGAAAACCGTTACCAGTTCCAAACCTTCTTTGAGCAGGTATCCGCCCTGCTGGACTACCACGACGCCGGTTTCATCGAGCGTATCCGGTTTAAGTCGTCCTTTGACTTCCTGAGCAAGCTGAATCAGTACCTGATTTATATTGAGAATAACTACTTCACTTTCAACGATCTGCGCGTAGGTCCGACCGTGGTGCCCAGCGCTTTCCTGCAGCAAAAGTTCAAGGCCTACCACCGGGTTCCCCTTCTGAAACGCTTTGCGCTGGTGGTGCAGGATGTACAGGCCTACGTGCGGGACGCGGCCCGCCGTAAGCTGACCGGCCAGGAGAAAGGCCGAATTGGAGAAGCTATTCCCCGCCTGTTTAAATACCACCAGGTGCTGGACCTCTACCGGGATTTTTACCGCTGGATCGGTAAGCCCGAGCTGCTGAAGATCGACCAGCGCCAGCGCCTGGAGTACGCGGATGTATTTCCTCTGATCTACTTGCGCATCCGGCTGGAGGGCATCAGCGCCTACGAACACGTCAAGCACTTGCTGGTGGACGAGATGCAGGATTATACGCCGGTGCAGTATGCCGTGCTGTCGCGCTTATTCCTGTGCCGCAAGACCATTCTGGGCGATGTCAGCCAGACGGTTAACCCGTACAGCTCTTCCTCCGCTGAAACGATTGAGCGCGTATTTCCGCAGGCCGATGTGGTGAAGCTTTTCCGCAGCTACCGGTCTACGGTAGAGATTACGGCCTTTGCCCAGCGTATTACGCCCAATCCCCAGATCATTCCGCTGGAACGGCACGGGCAGGAGCCGGCCCTGGTGCGCTGCTCCAATCGCAGCGAAGAGCTACAGGCCATTCAGCAGCTTATCAAGACCTTCCAAAGCTCCGGCAAACATTCTTTGGGCATCATCTGCAAAACCCTGCGGCAAGCAGAAGAGGCGTATGAGGTAATTCAGGCCGCTGGCGTGCAGCTGCTCACGGAGGAGTCCACGACCTTCAAGGAAGGAGTTATCATCACCACTGCCCATTTGGCGAAAGGGCTGGAGTTTGATGAGGTCATTGTGCCCTTTGCATCGGCCCGCACCTACAAAACGGAAGTAGATAAAAGCATGCTCTACGTGGCCTGCACCCGGGCCATGCACCAGCTTACCCTGACGTACTCCGGGGAAATCACCGGCTTTTTGCTCTCCCCGCCCCCGTCGGGAGCGCCCGAGCCGCAGTAG
- a CDS encoding M20/M25/M40 family metallo-hydrolase: protein MKKTYLASLLLLLALLSFSAPDSSLRKVRQYREAHEQPLLAEFMQLLTIPNVAADSAGLRQTARFIAGMMQKRGIKTQLLPATTAGVPPAVYGEVRTPGAKRTLIFYAHYDGQPVNPAQWAAGLSPFKPQLMSTGLGQGGKPLPLLQAGEKTDPNWRIYGRSSSDDKAGVMAILAGYEALVQSGQRPSVNLKFFFEGEEEKGSPHLSEIVEGHRALLASDLWIICDGPVHQSGQKQVVFGARGDVNVGLTVYGATRPLHSGHYGNWAPNPALELAQLLGSMKDTTGRVTIAGFYDDVIPLTPLEKQALSRVPNLDATIQQELGFARANGAGQSLNELINQPSLNINGLRSAQVGTQAANVIPTTAEATLDLRLVLGNDSERQVAKVVRHIQRQGYFVTSQEPTAAERARYPRLVRVSPQTGYNAERTPMDLPVARSVVAAVQRTSTQPVVQLPTSGGSLPLHVFKRIGATTLTVPVANYDNNQHAENENIRLGNLWEGLETMAAIMQLQ from the coding sequence ATGAAAAAGACTTACCTAGCCAGTCTGCTTCTGCTATTAGCTCTACTGAGCTTTAGTGCCCCCGATTCCAGCCTGCGCAAGGTGCGCCAGTATCGGGAGGCACATGAGCAGCCGCTGCTGGCGGAGTTTATGCAGCTGCTGACCATTCCGAATGTGGCGGCCGATAGTGCCGGCCTGCGCCAGACGGCCCGCTTTATTGCGGGCATGATGCAGAAACGCGGTATCAAGACGCAGCTGCTCCCGGCCACTACCGCTGGTGTGCCCCCGGCGGTATATGGCGAAGTGCGCACGCCCGGCGCCAAACGCACCCTCATTTTCTATGCCCACTACGATGGGCAGCCCGTGAACCCGGCGCAGTGGGCCGCCGGGCTCAGCCCCTTCAAGCCTCAGCTGATGAGCACTGGCCTAGGCCAGGGTGGGAAGCCTCTCCCACTGCTGCAGGCCGGCGAGAAAACCGACCCAAACTGGCGCATTTACGGCCGCAGCAGCTCCGATGACAAAGCCGGCGTTATGGCCATTTTGGCCGGCTATGAGGCTCTCGTGCAGAGTGGGCAGCGGCCTAGCGTAAACCTCAAGTTCTTTTTTGAAGGCGAAGAAGAGAAAGGGTCGCCGCACCTGAGCGAGATTGTGGAAGGGCACCGCGCGCTGCTGGCCTCCGATTTGTGGATTATCTGTGATGGGCCTGTACACCAGTCGGGGCAGAAGCAAGTGGTGTTCGGTGCCCGCGGCGACGTAAATGTGGGCCTGACCGTGTACGGTGCCACGCGGCCCTTGCACAGCGGCCACTACGGCAACTGGGCCCCCAACCCGGCCCTGGAGCTGGCGCAGCTGCTGGGCTCCATGAAGGACACCACCGGCCGCGTGACCATTGCCGGTTTCTACGATGACGTGATTCCGCTAACCCCACTGGAGAAGCAGGCCCTCAGCCGCGTACCAAACCTAGATGCTACTATTCAGCAGGAACTGGGTTTCGCGCGTGCCAATGGTGCCGGGCAGTCCTTAAACGAGCTGATCAACCAACCTTCTCTCAATATCAACGGGTTGCGCAGCGCCCAGGTAGGCACCCAGGCTGCCAACGTAATACCCACCACCGCCGAAGCCACTTTGGACTTGCGCCTAGTGCTGGGCAACGACAGTGAGCGACAGGTAGCCAAAGTAGTGCGCCATATTCAGCGCCAGGGCTATTTCGTGACCAGCCAGGAGCCAACCGCGGCCGAACGGGCCCGCTACCCGCGCCTCGTGCGGGTAAGCCCCCAAACCGGCTACAACGCGGAGCGTACGCCCATGGATTTGCCAGTGGCCCGGTCCGTAGTGGCGGCCGTGCAGCGCACCAGCACCCAGCCGGTGGTGCAGCTCCCTACCTCCGGCGGCAGCCTGCCCTTGCACGTGTTCAAGAGGATTGGCGCCACCACGCTTACCGTGCCCGTAGCCAACTACGACAACAACCAGCACGCAGAAAACGAAAACATCCGCTTGGGCAACCTCTGGGAAGGCCTCGAAACCATGGCTGCCATTATGCAGCTGCAATAG
- a CDS encoding HipA N-terminal domain-containing protein: MRKAEVHQHGLLAGHLTQDEQGYTFVYAPAYLAATAAEPVSLTLPLRAAPYVERVLFPFFDGLIPEGWLLEVAEKNWKLHARDRMGLLLACCRDCIGAVSIHPLETDA; the protein is encoded by the coding sequence ATGAGAAAAGCCGAAGTACACCAGCATGGGCTGCTGGCCGGGCACCTGACTCAGGACGAGCAGGGATACACCTTTGTCTACGCCCCGGCCTACCTAGCCGCGACGGCCGCCGAACCGGTTAGCCTGACGCTTCCGCTGAGGGCTGCCCCCTACGTGGAGCGCGTGCTGTTTCCCTTTTTTGACGGGCTTATTCCTGAAGGGTGGCTGCTGGAAGTCGCGGAGAAAAACTGGAAGCTCCACGCCCGCGACCGGATGGGCTTGCTTCTGGCCTGCTGCCGGGACTGCATCGGCGCAGTCAGCATTCACCCTCTGGAAACCGACGCATGA
- a CDS encoding gluconokinase, which produces MPSTYQVIIVMGVSGSGKSTVGALLAQELRLPFHDADDFHSPANIAKMSRNIPLTDDDRRGWLTALAAGIREWTQQGGAVLACSALKESYRQQLMAAGPISWVFLDGSEELVRQRLTNREGHYMGSALLGSQFATLERPAYGLRLPIDDTPPNLVRRALAYLRKGDQSVSKV; this is translated from the coding sequence ATGCCGTCAACCTACCAGGTCATTATCGTTATGGGTGTTTCGGGGTCGGGTAAATCTACCGTGGGCGCGCTGCTGGCCCAGGAGCTTCGGTTGCCCTTCCATGATGCTGACGACTTCCACTCGCCCGCTAACATTGCCAAAATGAGCCGCAACATCCCTCTCACCGACGACGACCGCCGGGGGTGGTTGACCGCGTTGGCCGCCGGCATCCGGGAGTGGACCCAACAGGGAGGCGCCGTGCTGGCCTGCTCGGCCTTGAAGGAAAGCTACCGGCAACAACTGATGGCGGCGGGTCCCATAAGCTGGGTGTTTCTGGATGGCTCCGAGGAGCTCGTGCGCCAGCGACTTACCAATCGGGAGGGCCACTACATGGGCTCCGCCCTGCTGGGTTCTCAATTTGCTACCCTGGAGCGCCCCGCCTATGGCCTACGGTTGCCCATTGACGACACTCCGCCCAACCTGGTGCGGCGGGCGCTGGCTTACCTGCGGAAGGGTGACCAATCTGTTTCCAAGGTGTAG